In a single window of the Microbacterium sp. SL75 genome:
- a CDS encoding sensor histidine kinase — protein MVFLRTTLVNNLDEQLAQQAAGSIANSIFTTAPVDGRVVFSQVENAPQIGSMVVVYGPDGQREAFYNGTSTTALPDIPPTFTVEQTYSQIDRRIELESPESGQHFVARVGVLQVPGNPGVYTQMVIQPLAPTDRIVAAYIGIYAFVALLILIATALLTRWLVTLAFRNLRQVETTAMDIAAGDFSQRLTDIVPDTEVGRLKTAINAMLARIDGALGQRDATVRQMRRFIGDASHELRTPLVTMRGYAELYRMGAIRSDEDVAQSMERIEKEAIRMGALVEDLLALARLDERRDVTITALDLRPIARDAALDLRVTSPQREVTVDDATSRDELILPTITLDPLLDAGGKPANGNGRRRTAPTTSAMAIAGATLSRLRRRSKDGTELAASTPADGTPATPIGVVRPVPRLAPVVMGDENKVRQVVANLLGNARRFTAEDSPIGLRVGVDGESDMGWIEIIDHGEGVPEQIREQIFQRFWRADTSRTRETGGSGLGLSIVASIVDLLHGTVDVRDTPGGGATFRVSLPLADRRDAQEHALIETQPLERLPEGYRPDAQT, from the coding sequence ATGGTGTTCTTGCGCACCACCCTGGTGAACAACCTCGACGAGCAGCTCGCGCAGCAGGCCGCCGGCAGTATCGCGAACAGCATCTTCACCACGGCTCCCGTCGACGGGCGGGTCGTCTTCTCGCAGGTGGAGAACGCCCCGCAGATCGGGTCGATGGTCGTCGTGTACGGTCCCGACGGACAGCGCGAGGCGTTCTACAACGGCACGTCGACGACCGCTCTGCCCGACATCCCCCCCACCTTCACGGTCGAGCAGACCTACAGCCAGATCGATCGCCGCATCGAACTCGAGTCGCCCGAGTCCGGTCAGCACTTCGTCGCCCGGGTGGGGGTGCTGCAGGTGCCCGGAAACCCCGGGGTCTACACGCAGATGGTGATCCAGCCGCTCGCCCCGACCGACCGGATCGTGGCCGCCTACATCGGCATCTACGCCTTCGTCGCGCTGCTGATCCTCATCGCCACGGCCTTGCTGACCCGGTGGCTCGTCACCCTCGCGTTCCGCAACCTCCGCCAGGTCGAGACGACGGCCATGGACATCGCGGCCGGTGACTTCAGCCAGCGACTGACGGACATCGTCCCCGACACCGAGGTGGGCCGGCTCAAGACCGCCATCAACGCGATGCTCGCCCGCATCGACGGCGCCCTCGGACAACGGGATGCCACCGTGCGGCAGATGCGTCGCTTCATCGGCGACGCCAGCCACGAACTTCGCACACCCCTCGTCACGATGCGCGGCTACGCGGAGTTGTACCGCATGGGGGCGATCCGCTCCGACGAGGATGTCGCGCAGTCGATGGAGCGTATCGAGAAGGAGGCGATCCGCATGGGGGCCCTGGTCGAGGACCTCCTCGCGCTCGCCCGCCTCGACGAACGCCGTGACGTCACCATCACCGCCCTCGACCTGCGCCCGATCGCGCGCGACGCCGCCCTCGACCTGCGGGTGACCTCGCCCCAGCGTGAGGTCACGGTCGACGACGCCACCTCGCGCGACGAGCTGATCCTTCCCACCATCACCCTCGACCCGCTCCTGGACGCCGGAGGCAAACCTGCGAACGGGAACGGTCGCCGTCGCACCGCTCCCACCACCTCGGCGATGGCGATAGCGGGCGCCACCCTCTCGCGGCTTCGGCGCCGATCGAAGGACGGCACCGAGTTGGCGGCATCCACTCCTGCGGATGGAACCCCGGCCACACCGATCGGCGTGGTCCGTCCCGTGCCGCGCCTCGCCCCCGTGGTCATGGGCGACGAGAACAAGGTGCGTCAGGTCGTGGCGAACCTGCTCGGCAACGCGCGGCGTTTCACCGCCGAGGACTCCCCCATCGGGCTGCGCGTCGGCGTCGACGGCGAGTCCGACATGGGATGGATCGAGATCATCGACCACGGCGAGGGGGTGCCGGAGCAGATCCGCGAGCAGATCTTCCAGCGCTTCTGGCGCGCCGACACCTCGCGCACCCGCGAGACCGGCGGCTCGGGTCTCGGCCTGTCGATCGTGGCATCCATCGTCGATCTGCTGCACGGCACGGTCGATGTGCGCGATACCCCCGGGGGCGGAGCGACCTTCCGCGTCTCCCTCCCCCTCGCTGATCGCCGCGACGCCCAGGAGCACGCACTCATCGAGACGCAGCCGCTCGAACGCCTGCCCGAGGGGTACCGGCCCGACGCGCAGACGTGA
- a CDS encoding MerR family transcriptional regulator, whose protein sequence is MAETPNLMSIGRFSALTRLSVRMLRHYDSHGVLVPADIDPWTGYRRYAPHQLIDAADVRNLRDVGFGVSAIGALLDARGTPAWTRALQMQRAELHEEARAARERVSLITRLLETGDHPMSITLTRTTVPALTAVALRGTVASYSHEGELWGRLMPLLAERSIAPIGACGVIEHDDQYVEHDVDLSIFLPVAPGTTVDAPLTVIELPPRDCLVARVTGPYEQIAQAHDMINARLVEDGLSPRGDDTLASRVFNVYLTTPDRVPGDALVTDVCRPLS, encoded by the coding sequence ATGGCCGAGACCCCGAACCTGATGAGCATCGGTCGGTTCAGCGCCCTCACCCGCCTGTCGGTGCGGATGCTCCGCCACTACGACAGTCATGGTGTGCTGGTCCCCGCCGACATCGACCCCTGGACCGGATACCGGCGCTATGCTCCGCACCAGCTGATCGACGCGGCCGACGTGCGCAACCTCCGCGACGTGGGCTTCGGCGTCTCCGCCATCGGCGCCCTCCTCGACGCGCGTGGCACTCCGGCGTGGACTCGCGCACTGCAGATGCAGCGCGCGGAACTTCATGAGGAAGCTCGCGCAGCGAGGGAGAGGGTGTCGCTGATCACCCGCCTTCTCGAAACCGGAGACCATCCCATGTCCATCACGCTCACCCGCACCACCGTCCCCGCACTGACCGCGGTAGCCCTGCGCGGCACCGTGGCGTCCTACTCCCACGAGGGGGAGCTCTGGGGCCGCCTCATGCCTCTCCTCGCCGAGCGGTCGATCGCACCGATCGGAGCCTGCGGCGTCATCGAGCACGACGACCAGTACGTCGAGCACGATGTCGATCTGTCGATCTTCCTGCCCGTCGCCCCCGGGACGACGGTGGACGCCCCTCTCACCGTGATCGAGCTGCCTCCCCGGGACTGCCTCGTCGCGCGTGTGACGGGCCCGTACGAGCAGATCGCACAGGCGCACGACATGATCAACGCCCGCCTCGTGGAAGACGGCTTGAGCCCGCGCGGCGACGACACTCTCGCCTCGCGCGTCTTCAACGTCTACCTGACCACCCCCGACCGCGTACCGGGTGACGCTCTGGTCACCGACGTCTGCCGCCCGCTGAGCTGA
- the groL gene encoding chaperonin GroEL (60 kDa chaperone family; promotes refolding of misfolded polypeptides especially under stressful conditions; forms two stacked rings of heptamers to form a barrel-shaped 14mer; ends can be capped by GroES; misfolded proteins enter the barrel where they are refolded when GroES binds) yields MAKIIAFDEEARRGLERGLNTLADAVKVTLGPRGRNVVLEKKWGAPTITNDGVSIAKEIELDDPYEKIGAELVKEVAKKTDDVAGDGTTTATVLAQALVREGLRNVAAGADPISLKKGIEKAVKAVTDELLASAKEVESKEQIAATASISAADPAIGELIAEAIDKVGKEGVVTVEESNTFGTELELTEGMRFDKGYINPYFVTDPERQEAVFEDPYILIANQKISNIKDLLPIVDKVIQEGKELLIIAEDVEGEALATLVLNKIRGIFKSVAVKAPGFGDRRKAQLQDIAILTGGQVITEEVGLKLENATVDLLGRARKVIITKDETTIVEGAGESELIEGRVTQIRREIENTDSDYDREKLQERLAKLAGGVAVIKAGAATEVELKERKHRIEDAVRNAKAAVEEGVVAGGGVALIQAGKNALANLELTGDEATGANIVRVAIEAPLKQIALNAGLEPGVVANKVAELPVGHGLNAATGEYGDLFAQGIIDPAKVTRSALQNAASIAGLFLTTEVVVADKPEKVAAPAGDPTGGMDF; encoded by the coding sequence ATGGCAAAGATCATCGCTTTCGACGAAGAGGCCCGGCGCGGTCTCGAGCGCGGCCTCAACACTCTCGCCGACGCCGTCAAGGTGACCCTGGGCCCCCGCGGTCGCAACGTCGTGCTCGAGAAGAAGTGGGGCGCCCCCACGATCACGAACGACGGTGTCTCGATCGCCAAGGAGATCGAGCTCGACGACCCGTACGAGAAGATCGGCGCCGAGCTGGTCAAGGAGGTCGCCAAGAAGACCGACGACGTCGCGGGTGACGGCACCACCACCGCCACCGTTCTCGCCCAGGCGCTCGTGCGCGAGGGCCTGCGCAACGTCGCCGCCGGCGCCGACCCCATCTCGCTCAAGAAGGGCATCGAGAAGGCCGTCAAGGCCGTCACCGACGAGCTCCTCGCCTCCGCCAAGGAGGTCGAGTCGAAGGAGCAGATCGCCGCGACCGCGTCGATCTCCGCCGCCGACCCCGCGATCGGCGAGCTCATCGCCGAGGCCATCGACAAGGTGGGCAAGGAAGGCGTCGTCACCGTCGAGGAGTCGAACACCTTCGGCACCGAGCTCGAGCTCACCGAGGGCATGCGCTTCGACAAGGGGTACATCAACCCCTACTTCGTCACCGACCCCGAGCGTCAGGAAGCGGTCTTCGAAGACCCCTACATCCTGATCGCCAACCAGAAGATCTCCAACATCAAGGACCTTCTGCCGATCGTCGACAAGGTGATCCAGGAGGGCAAGGAGCTCCTCATCATCGCCGAGGACGTCGAGGGCGAAGCGCTCGCGACCCTGGTGCTGAACAAGATCCGCGGCATCTTCAAGTCGGTCGCCGTCAAGGCTCCCGGCTTCGGCGACCGTCGCAAGGCGCAGCTGCAGGACATCGCGATCCTCACCGGCGGCCAGGTCATCACCGAAGAGGTGGGCCTCAAGCTCGAGAACGCGACCGTCGACCTGCTCGGCCGTGCGCGCAAGGTCATCATCACCAAGGACGAGACCACGATCGTCGAGGGTGCCGGCGAGTCGGAGCTGATCGAGGGTCGCGTGACCCAGATCCGCCGCGAGATCGAGAACACCGACAGCGACTACGACCGCGAGAAGCTCCAGGAGCGCCTCGCGAAGCTCGCCGGTGGCGTCGCCGTCATCAAGGCCGGAGCCGCGACCGAGGTCGAGCTCAAGGAGCGCAAGCACCGCATCGAAGACGCCGTGCGCAACGCCAAGGCCGCCGTGGAAGAGGGTGTCGTCGCCGGTGGTGGCGTCGCGCTCATCCAGGCCGGCAAGAACGCTCTCGCGAACCTCGAGCTCACGGGTGACGAGGCCACGGGCGCGAACATCGTGCGCGTCGCCATCGAGGCCCCGCTCAAGCAGATCGCGCTCAACGCCGGTCTCGAGCCCGGCGTCGTCGCGAACAAGGTCGCCGAGCTCCCCGTGGGCCACGGCCTTAACGCCGCGACCGGCGAGTACGGTGACCTGTTCGCACAGGGCATCATCGACCCCGCCAAGGTGACCCGTTCGGCTCTGCAGAACGCCGCCTCGATCGCCGGCCTCTTCCTCACCACCGAGGTCGTCGTCGCCGACAAGCCCGAGAAGGTCGCCGCTCCCGCGGGCGACCCGACCGGTGGCATGGACTTCTGA
- a CDS encoding cold-shock protein yields MTQGTVKWFNAEKGFGFITVDDGQDVFVHYSSIEMSGFRVLEEGQAVEFTVGTGQKGPQAESVRLA; encoded by the coding sequence ATGACGCAGGGCACTGTCAAATGGTTCAACGCCGAGAAGGGCTTCGGCTTCATCACCGTCGATGACGGGCAGGACGTCTTCGTCCACTACTCGAGCATCGAGATGTCGGGTTTCCGTGTCCTCGAAGAGGGGCAGGCCGTCGAGTTCACCGTCGGCACCGGTCAGAAGGGCCCTCAGGCGGAGTCCGTTCGCCTGGCCTGA
- a CDS encoding LytR C-terminal domain-containing protein, which produces MARSTFPRDRFDDLPTESGRVGAHRAENPRLRGWIVFLWAAIATLVLIIAGIFATLLVSGRISLGSDAAPSPTVSVEPTIPAVVDTSYSVVVLNGTPDNGLAASVRDQIVAAGWSGDNVETGNSDSTDFADTTIYYRLESDAAAAEGLAQTIGGAQIAQSDFLQPTDDPNTPADESDVKRLIVVIGLDRASGQPSASPSS; this is translated from the coding sequence ATGGCCAGATCGACCTTCCCTCGGGATCGCTTCGACGACCTGCCGACTGAATCCGGCCGCGTCGGCGCTCACCGGGCCGAGAACCCCCGTCTGCGCGGATGGATCGTGTTCCTGTGGGCGGCCATCGCCACCCTGGTGCTGATCATCGCCGGCATCTTCGCGACGCTCCTGGTCTCGGGGCGTATCTCGCTCGGTTCCGACGCCGCGCCCAGCCCGACCGTCTCGGTCGAGCCGACCATCCCGGCCGTCGTCGACACGTCGTACTCGGTGGTCGTGCTCAACGGCACTCCCGACAACGGCCTCGCGGCCTCCGTTCGCGACCAGATCGTGGCCGCGGGCTGGAGCGGCGACAACGTCGAGACCGGCAACTCCGACAGCACCGATTTCGCCGACACCACGATCTACTACCGCCTCGAGAGCGACGCGGCCGCGGCCGAGGGCCTGGCCCAGACGATCGGCGGTGCGCAGATCGCGCAGAGCGACTTCCTGCAGCCGACGGACGACCCGAACACCCCGGCCGACGAGAGCGACGTCAAGCGCCTGATCGTCGTGATCGGCCTCGACCGCGCGAGCGGTCAGCCCTCCGCTTCCCCCTCCTCCTGA
- a CDS encoding DUF3263 domain-containing protein, which yields MPLSDRDLAFLAFEGQWRRHAGAKEEAIRAEFSVTPARYYQLLGRLIDTPEALAHDPMLVRRLRRRRDDAADQHRARLGRTAAR from the coding sequence GTGCCTCTGTCGGACCGTGACCTCGCCTTCCTCGCTTTCGAGGGCCAGTGGCGCCGTCACGCGGGCGCGAAAGAAGAGGCCATCCGCGCGGAGTTCTCGGTGACGCCTGCCCGGTATTACCAGCTGCTCGGGCGCTTGATCGACACCCCCGAGGCGCTCGCACACGATCCGATGCTCGTGCGCCGGTTGCGGCGGCGGCGCGATGACGCGGCGGATCAGCACCGCGCTCGTCTCGGCCGTACGGCGGCCCGCTGA
- a CDS encoding DUF2332 family protein, with product MTQDAVTAVVDRYRRFSEDEAPGRSAVYANWAERVADDTAVAAALARIPETRRQPPLVFAVMRLLGAPLDDVDAWASWVTAHADAIVEECGRRSVQTNEPLRCAALLPALALIEGPIALLEVGVSAGLCLYADRYSYRYHREEIVAVDPVDGPSRVVLDSDLEGHPDLHMPQIVWRAGIDLSPLDARRAQDRDWLTGLVWPGEEGRLERIEGALDIAAADPPLLVAGDGAEALPALAAQAPAGATLVVTTPGVLAHVPRVHRAAVIDAARAAGRWITLDAPGLHDGWTRRPEPVRGGFALALDGEVLAEVDPLGAWVAWHPGS from the coding sequence GTGACCCAGGATGCCGTGACCGCCGTCGTCGATCGTTATCGGCGTTTCTCCGAAGACGAGGCTCCCGGTCGTTCGGCGGTGTACGCGAACTGGGCGGAGCGTGTCGCGGACGACACCGCGGTGGCTGCCGCCCTCGCGCGGATCCCCGAGACGCGACGACAGCCGCCGCTGGTGTTCGCCGTGATGCGTCTGCTCGGCGCGCCCCTCGACGACGTCGATGCGTGGGCTTCATGGGTCACGGCCCACGCTGACGCCATCGTCGAGGAATGCGGTCGCCGGAGCGTGCAGACCAACGAGCCCCTCCGCTGCGCGGCCCTGCTCCCCGCCCTCGCTCTGATCGAGGGGCCGATCGCCCTGCTCGAGGTGGGCGTGAGCGCGGGGCTCTGCCTCTATGCCGATCGGTACTCGTACCGCTATCACCGTGAAGAGATCGTCGCGGTCGACCCCGTCGACGGCCCGAGTCGCGTGGTTCTCGACAGCGACCTCGAGGGGCACCCCGACCTGCACATGCCGCAGATCGTCTGGCGTGCGGGCATCGACCTCAGCCCCCTCGACGCCCGCCGCGCGCAGGACCGCGACTGGCTCACCGGCCTCGTCTGGCCGGGGGAGGAGGGGCGTCTCGAACGCATCGAGGGGGCGCTCGACATCGCGGCGGCCGACCCGCCTCTGCTCGTCGCGGGCGACGGCGCCGAGGCCCTTCCCGCGCTCGCCGCCCAGGCTCCGGCCGGGGCGACTCTGGTCGTGACCACTCCGGGCGTGCTCGCTCACGTGCCCCGGGTGCACCGCGCCGCCGTGATCGATGCCGCCCGGGCGGCAGGCAGGTGGATTACCCTCGACGCGCCCGGCCTGCACGACGGCTGGACGCGGCGCCCCGAGCCCGTGCGGGGCGGATTCGCCCTCGCTCTCGATGGGGAGGTGCTCGCGGAGGTCGACCCTCTCGGGGCGTGGGTGGCGTGGCATCCGGGATCGTGA
- the msrB gene encoding peptide-methionine (R)-S-oxide reductase MsrB, producing MTYAVDKSDDQWRAELSPEQYAVLRQAGTERAWTGELLDESRAGLYTCAACNAELFQSGTKFDSHCGWPSFYESVRPEAVELIEDNSHGMQRTEVRCANCGSHLGHVFPDGFGTPTGDRYCMNSLSLNFTPEDKA from the coding sequence ATGACCTACGCCGTCGACAAGTCCGACGACCAGTGGCGCGCCGAACTCAGCCCCGAGCAGTACGCGGTGCTTCGCCAGGCGGGTACCGAGCGCGCCTGGACCGGTGAGCTGCTCGACGAGAGCCGTGCCGGTCTCTACACCTGCGCCGCCTGCAACGCCGAGCTTTTCCAGAGCGGTACCAAGTTCGACTCGCACTGCGGGTGGCCGAGCTTCTACGAGTCGGTCCGCCCCGAGGCGGTCGAGCTCATCGAAGACAACAGCCACGGCATGCAGCGCACCGAGGTCCGCTGCGCCAACTGCGGCTCTCACCTGGGACACGTCTTCCCCGACGGTTTCGGCACGCCCACCGGCGACCGGTACTGCATGAACTCGCTGTCGCTCAACTTCACCCCCGAAGACAAGGCATGA
- a CDS encoding nitroreductase family protein, translating into MSALEAMRDRRSWSKVTDLAPTGPELEAFVAAAGRVADHKSLKPWRLIEIRGADRDILARALNKADGKKGMSSKPRRAPLIIAVVANLRSKKIPAWEQEAVASGVAHMLSLVLDEAGFGVFWRTDDKTRSKVLAKAHGLDKGEVLLGWLYIGGKPPRTRATRRKTVDAAKHISRMPGGKKKRSVDETRL; encoded by the coding sequence ATGAGCGCACTCGAGGCGATGCGCGACCGCCGGTCGTGGTCGAAGGTCACCGACCTCGCCCCCACCGGTCCCGAGCTCGAGGCGTTCGTCGCCGCGGCCGGTCGCGTCGCCGACCACAAGAGTCTGAAGCCCTGGCGGCTCATCGAGATCCGCGGCGCCGACCGCGACATCCTCGCCCGCGCGCTGAACAAGGCGGATGGCAAGAAGGGGATGTCGTCGAAGCCCCGGCGCGCACCGCTGATCATCGCGGTGGTGGCGAACCTCCGCTCGAAGAAGATCCCCGCCTGGGAGCAGGAGGCCGTGGCATCCGGAGTCGCCCACATGTTGAGCCTCGTGCTCGACGAAGCGGGCTTCGGCGTGTTCTGGCGCACCGACGACAAGACCCGCAGCAAGGTGCTCGCCAAGGCGCACGGGCTCGACAAGGGCGAGGTCCTGCTCGGTTGGCTCTACATCGGCGGCAAGCCCCCTCGCACCCGCGCCACACGACGCAAGACCGTGGATGCCGCCAAGCACATCTCACGCATGCCCGGAGGCAAGAAGAAGCGCTCGGTCGACGAGACGCGTCTCTGA
- a CDS encoding DMT family transporter has product MAERGSVGLAVGGAVLIGALTALQARINGSLGAELGDGFVAAAISFSSGLLILIALSALIPGGRRGFGRLVGGIRSRSIPPWMLLGGLLGAFTVASQGLTVATIGVALFTVGFVAGQTTGGLVLDRIGYGPAGVVPVTVRRLIGALLAIAGVVVCLSGDALGAVPPWMLVVPVIAGAGVAWQQGTNGRLRVRVESPLTATLVNFIGGTVVLLIAAGVHVAVVGAPRTVPTEPWLYIGGAVGVIYIFLSSVVVRRTGVLLLGLGSVVGLLATSVLLDALWPAPAAPSTLVALLAAAVAIGGVTVAAVPFRRRR; this is encoded by the coding sequence GTGGCGGAGCGGGGTTCGGTCGGACTGGCCGTCGGAGGAGCGGTGCTCATCGGCGCCCTCACCGCGCTCCAGGCGCGTATCAACGGCAGTCTCGGTGCGGAGCTGGGGGACGGTTTCGTCGCCGCCGCGATCTCGTTCAGTTCGGGCCTGCTCATCCTCATCGCGCTGTCGGCGCTGATCCCCGGCGGCCGACGCGGGTTCGGGCGTCTGGTCGGCGGCATCCGGTCTCGATCGATCCCGCCGTGGATGCTGCTGGGCGGTCTGCTCGGGGCGTTCACCGTCGCGAGCCAGGGCCTGACGGTGGCGACCATCGGCGTCGCGCTGTTCACCGTCGGTTTCGTCGCCGGGCAGACCACCGGTGGGCTCGTGCTCGATCGCATCGGGTACGGACCGGCCGGCGTCGTTCCGGTGACCGTGCGCCGTCTGATCGGTGCGCTGCTGGCGATCGCCGGCGTCGTCGTCTGCTTGTCGGGGGACGCGCTCGGCGCGGTTCCGCCCTGGATGCTCGTCGTCCCCGTGATCGCGGGTGCGGGCGTGGCGTGGCAGCAGGGCACGAACGGACGTCTGCGCGTTCGCGTGGAGAGCCCGTTGACCGCGACGCTGGTGAATTTCATCGGCGGAACGGTGGTCCTGCTGATCGCCGCGGGCGTGCACGTCGCGGTCGTGGGGGCGCCGCGCACCGTGCCGACCGAGCCGTGGCTCTACATCGGCGGGGCGGTGGGCGTGATCTACATCTTCTTGTCGTCGGTCGTGGTGCGCCGCACGGGTGTGCTGCTGCTCGGTCTCGGCTCGGTCGTCGGACTTCTCGCGACCTCGGTGCTGCTCGACGCGCTGTGGCCCGCGCCGGCGGCCCCCTCGACCCTGGTGGCTCTGCTCGCCGCGGCCGTGGCGATCGGCGGAGTGACCGTCGCCGCCGTTCCGTTCCGCCGCCGTCGCTGA
- a CDS encoding amylosucrase, with the protein MDDLRAADADREFLSHAEQHLPRLHDLFTQLYGDRPDGLERLASVLDLARTSWTARPRTLKALDRERESAPDWFESERMLGGVCYVDRYAGGLNGIRDSIPYFRELGLTYLHLMPLFESPEGNSDGGYAVSSYRRVNPALGTMEELAALATDLRRAGISLVVDFIFNHTSNEHEWARKAVAGEAGYEDFYLIYPDRELPDAYEQTTREIFPDDHPGSFVQLDDGRWIWATFYHFQWDLNYANPAVFEAMAGEMLFLANQGVEILRMDAVAFIWKKLGTTCESLPEAHLLLQAFNAVLRMAAPGLLFKSEAIVHPDEVVSYISPEECQISYNPLQMALTWEALATRDGRLLQQALERRHALPAGTAWVNYVRSHDDIGWTFADEDAAELGIDGYPHRRFLNDFYVGRAEGSFARGVPFQENPRTGDARVTGTTASLAGIEASDAGGEDRVVLAHALALSSGGIPLLYLGDEVAQLNDYSFAERPEEAGDSRWVNRPFRPEQNYEDRTDAGTPAGRVYSRLSRLTEVRRSTPEFAGNELIAFGANTASVVSFLRPGDGFSVLVLANVGDSSAEIDALTLSGMAPESLDLVSSQPVWLGAGLTLAPHGVRWLRVRMR; encoded by the coding sequence ATCGACGACCTCCGCGCGGCCGACGCCGACCGCGAGTTCCTCTCGCACGCCGAACAGCATCTCCCCCGCCTGCACGACCTCTTCACCCAGCTCTACGGCGATCGACCCGACGGCCTCGAGCGCTTGGCATCCGTCCTCGATCTCGCGCGCACCTCGTGGACGGCGCGCCCGCGCACGCTGAAGGCCCTCGACCGGGAGCGCGAGAGCGCGCCGGACTGGTTCGAGAGCGAGCGCATGCTGGGTGGTGTCTGCTACGTCGATCGGTACGCGGGCGGGCTCAACGGCATCCGGGATTCCATTCCGTACTTCCGCGAACTGGGCCTGACGTACCTGCACCTCATGCCGCTGTTCGAGAGCCCCGAGGGCAACAGCGACGGCGGCTACGCGGTGTCGAGCTACCGCCGGGTGAATCCGGCGCTCGGCACGATGGAAGAGCTCGCGGCCCTCGCGACCGATCTGCGCCGGGCGGGAATCTCGCTCGTGGTCGACTTCATCTTCAACCACACGAGCAACGAACACGAGTGGGCTCGCAAGGCCGTCGCGGGCGAAGCGGGGTACGAGGACTTCTACCTGATCTACCCCGACCGCGAGCTGCCCGACGCCTACGAGCAGACGACGCGCGAGATCTTCCCCGACGACCACCCGGGGTCGTTCGTTCAGCTCGACGATGGACGCTGGATCTGGGCGACGTTCTATCACTTCCAGTGGGATCTCAACTACGCCAACCCCGCGGTCTTCGAGGCGATGGCCGGGGAGATGCTCTTCCTCGCGAACCAGGGCGTCGAGATCCTCCGCATGGATGCCGTGGCCTTCATCTGGAAGAAGCTCGGCACGACCTGCGAGTCGCTGCCCGAAGCCCATCTGCTGCTGCAGGCCTTCAACGCGGTGCTGCGTATGGCGGCTCCGGGTCTGCTCTTCAAGTCGGAGGCCATCGTGCACCCCGACGAGGTGGTCTCGTACATCTCGCCGGAGGAATGCCAGATCTCCTACAACCCCCTGCAGATGGCCCTCACCTGGGAGGCGCTCGCCACTCGCGACGGCCGACTGCTGCAGCAGGCGCTCGAGCGCCGCCACGCCCTGCCCGCCGGCACCGCGTGGGTGAACTACGTGCGCAGCCACGACGACATCGGCTGGACGTTCGCCGACGAGGATGCCGCGGAGCTCGGCATCGACGGCTACCCGCACCGCCGCTTCCTCAACGACTTCTACGTCGGCCGTGCCGAGGGATCGTTCGCGCGCGGCGTGCCGTTCCAGGAGAACCCGCGCACGGGCGATGCCCGCGTCACGGGCACCACCGCGTCGCTCGCGGGTATCGAGGCGAGTGACGCCGGAGGGGAGGACCGGGTCGTTCTCGCCCACGCCCTGGCCCTCTCGAGCGGCGGCATCCCCCTGCTCTATCTCGGCGACGAGGTCGCCCAGCTCAACGACTACTCGTTCGCCGAGCGGCCGGAAGAAGCGGGCGACAGTCGCTGGGTAAACCGCCCCTTCCGTCCCGAGCAAAATTACGAGGATCGAACGGATGCCGGCACACCGGCCGGCCGCGTCTACTCGCGGCTGTCGCGTCTCACCGAGGTGCGCCGGTCCACGCCGGAGTTCGCGGGCAACGAGCTGATCGCCTTCGGAGCGAACACGGCGTCCGTCGTGTCGTTCCTGCGCCCGGGCGACGGGTTCTCTGTCCTCGTGCTCGCGAACGTGGGTGACTCGTCCGCAGAGATCGATGCGCTGACCCTGTCGGGAATGGCGCCGGAGTCCCTCGACCTCGTGTCGTCGCAGCCCGTCTGGCTGGGCGCCGGTCTCACCCTCGCGCCCCACGGCGTGCGGTGGCTGCGCGTGCGGATGCGCTGA
- a CDS encoding nucleoside deaminase — protein sequence MNDAELSALTISRARENVQNGGKPFACLIVKEGEIVVEAVNHVAQDGDPTAHAEIRAIRAAAERGITDLSGYNMFVTAYPCPMCLGAVYYAQPDRLVYAVTREQEGEHYEDGNRLMSLATFYDEYAKPTDERTLPTQQVSVEGASLPFREWTAQHG from the coding sequence ATGAACGACGCCGAACTGTCCGCCCTCACCATCTCTCGCGCGAGGGAGAACGTGCAGAACGGCGGCAAGCCCTTCGCCTGCCTCATCGTGAAAGAGGGCGAGATCGTCGTCGAGGCGGTCAACCACGTCGCACAAGACGGCGACCCCACGGCGCACGCCGAGATTCGCGCCATCCGCGCCGCCGCAGAGCGGGGAATCACCGACCTGTCGGGCTACAACATGTTCGTCACCGCCTACCCCTGTCCGATGTGCCTCGGCGCCGTGTACTACGCGCAGCCCGACCGCCTCGTCTACGCGGTGACGAGGGAGCAAGAGGGTGAGCACTACGAGGACGGCAACCGGCTCATGAGCCTCGCCACGTTCTACGACGAGTACGCCAAGCCCACGGACGAACGGACGCTACCGACGCAGCAGGTGTCGGTCGAGGGGGCTTCGCTGCCCTTCCGCGAATGGACAGCGCAGCACGGCTGA